From the genome of Thauera chlorobenzoica:
GCCAAGTTGTCTACGCCGGAAGACGGGACCGAGCTGTCGGCCCTGCGCCTGCGCTTCCTGCATGCCGGCTTGCGCCACCCTTCGGCGCCCTACGCCTACTTCGGGGTGAAGACCGTGCTCGCCGTGGGCCTGCCTTTGCTGGTCTATTTCACCTTGCTGACTGCGGCGCCGGGGCTGTCGTTCCAGGAGCTGCTGCTGCTGGTGTTGGTTACGGCCGCGGTCGGCTACTACCTGCCGAACATCGGTTTGAGCCGGCTGGTGTTTCTGCGTCAGCGCGAAATCTTCGAGACTTTTCCCGATGCGCTCGACCTGATGACGGTGTGCGTCGAGGCCGGCCTCGGCGTCGAGGCGGCGCTGGTGCGGGTCGCCGACGAGATGCAGTACAAGAGCGAAGCGCTGGCCGAAGAACTGCACCTGGTGACGCTGGAACTGCGTGCCGGCCTCGAGCGCGCCCGCGCCCTGCGCAACCTGGCCGCGCGCACCGGGGTGGAGGAGGTCGAAGGCTTCGTCGCGATGATCATCCAGGCCGAGCGCTTCGGCACCAGCATCGCCACCTCGCTGCGCGTGCATTCCGACATGCTGCGCACCCGGCGCCGCCAGCGCGCCGAAGAGGCAGCGGCGAAGATCGCGTTGAAACTGCTGTTTCCGTTGATCTTCTTCATCTTCCCGTCGCTGCTGCTGGTGCTGCTCGGTCCGGCGATGATCCAGATCTACCGCGTGCTGCTGCCGACGATGGCCGGCACGGGCTGAGCAGGGAGGTTCTGCCATGAAAAAACAAGTGATTTACCTGAAGCCGGTGCTCGCCGCCTTGGTTCTGGGCGCCTGCAGCACGGGGCCGAAGATGCCGGACAAGGCGTGGGCGGTCGAGCCGGTGCAGGCGGTGCGTCATGGTGCCTCGAGCGCTGCGGGCTATTACGCCCTGGGGCGCTACCGTGAAGGGAGTGGTGCGAGGGACGAGGCGGTGGACGCATATCGCAAGGCGGTTGAGACCGAGCCCGGGCAGGTTACGGCCTGGAGCGCGCTCGGTACGCTGCAGACCCTCCGCGGCCGTTTCGAGGAAGGCCTGGCTGCACTGCAGAAGGCGGTCGACCTGGCGCCGGCGGCAAGCCATTTGCACAACAACCTCGGCTATGCGCTGCTGCTCGCCGGGCGCGATGATGCGGCCGCGAACGCACTGCGCCGCGCGGTGGAGCTGGACGGCGACAACCGGCGGGCGTGGATCAACCTGGCCGCGGCGTATCGCCGCCTGGGGGAACACGACAAGGTCGCGATGGCTGAAGCGGGTGCGCGCGGCGAGCGTGTTCCCGAGCCGGCGGCTTCTGCCGTCGCTGCGGCTGCAGCGCCCGTAACG
Proteins encoded in this window:
- a CDS encoding type II secretion system F family protein, coding for MDFVQIGFLGLLFVAVTAAAFFVLGLFVRSPTAERLDAIGGGKPGPAPGGDAWVERVVKLTKPFAKLSTPEDGTELSALRLRFLHAGLRHPSAPYAYFGVKTVLAVGLPLLVYFTLLTAAPGLSFQELLLLVLVTAAVGYYLPNIGLSRLVFLRQREIFETFPDALDLMTVCVEAGLGVEAALVRVADEMQYKSEALAEELHLVTLELRAGLERARALRNLAARTGVEEVEGFVAMIIQAERFGTSIATSLRVHSDMLRTRRRQRAEEAAAKIALKLLFPLIFFIFPSLLLVLLGPAMIQIYRVLLPTMAGTG